The Chaetodon auriga isolate fChaAug3 chromosome 2, fChaAug3.hap1, whole genome shotgun sequence genome segment tttagcacCATTCGTAGGAATGCAGCTCCTGGGGGACACATCTGACTCCTCAGCTGCTAAATCTTGGTCagtgtttggtgctgggcaggcaGTGTATAGTCAGGGTGTTAGAGCCCGCTGCGGCTAAAAACGGGGTTGGTGAGAGTGATGAGAtggaaccaaaacaatgaaggGAACTGTGggtctctgtgggtttgtcactttGAATGACACCTTTCACATCGCACACAGTCAATTAATCCactgttaatgtaaaaaatattgattggtgcagctttaaattggCAAACCACTCTTGAAAGAATAGACAAGAGTATTAACACAACCCATCGTCTGATGACAGGTCTCAGCACTCAGTATCCATTTAACTCTTTTGGTCAGGACTAAAACAGTATCCAGGTTCAGACCCAGCCCTACGATCTCTCCATATCACAGTATTAGTGTGTTGATGAGGGGGAAGTACATAGAAGCCCTTTGTTTATGCAGTCGAGTGTCAGCTGGAACAGCTTCGCCTGATGTCTGGCTGCAGCTggtgtgaagcagcagaggcacagagacagagggagacagctgGATACAAAACACTCCCCCTCTCTCACTGCCTCGGGTAAAGCCGAGGAGCTTGAAGTGTCTGAGACCTCCCCTGAGCTCCTTCAAGAGGCATGACACCGAGGGGCACCGCGAGCAAGTGAAGCTGCTCAACTGCGGCCTTCCTAAAGAGGGCACCAGTGGCAGgatacagagaaaatgtgtctgctggggaaggaagggagggaaaggaggtGAAGGGTTATAGTGTAAtctggaggggagggggggtgcaTGTGCACAGCAGACTTCTCTTACATGGATGCCTCCAGGGAGGGTTTGGTGCTATAAACGCTAGTTTGTCATTCACGGGGAGGACAGAAGAACAGGTTATAGCCCATGATGGGCGTGACAGGCTTTAAAGACTGGTTTGGTCGGTTTATGGCTTAAGGACACAGAAAACCAGCCGAGCAACACAGCAAGACAGTGGGAACATACGGCAGAGCGACAGAGCTCTGCAGAGCGAGAGCATgtccaaaaacaaatcagttatTCATAATTAGCTCTCATCACGACTGATTATAGCCCGGCACTCATCCGTAcgagctcaaaaaaaaaaaagaactgggATGTAGCCAGTTATCTCTCGAACTATAATGTGTCTCCTTGAATGCACCCCAGATAAGCAGTTTCCAAACCATTTATATGTGGagaatgcatttgtgtgttcCAGATGACCAAGACCACCATCCTAAGCTACTGTGACAAAGCCTGCAGAGCAAGAGAATGTAAATGAGACTTTAACTTATGGAGCTATTTTCCTATGTGGAGACAATGGTGCTTTCTTCAAACCCCATTTCATTAATTGAACTGGCTGAACAGGCGTTACCTCATTTAATGGTTTTAGAtctaaatgctgttttgatGCACTCAGAGGGATGAGTCTAAAAGTTGGCCCATTGCTCTTATTTATATATACGACCTACAAACCAAACAGCTGTTtcaaatgctgattttttttaattcaaacaaATGCAATTATACAAATTACTAAGAACCAGCTTAACAACAATTGTTTACTATATATTACATGCTTTTCAAGTACATAAAaatgctctaaaaaaaaaaaaaaaagacggaaCCAGTGTATTTACAATACCAACATTTACATACAACTTCATTCTCGTGAGAGAAATTAGGAGCACCAGTCCATGATTTCCAGCATGGATGAAATAaccatgtaaaaataaaatgaaaaaacaaacaaacaaaaaaaaaataaattgggTTTTCTGTCTTCCTGCACTGACGGATCACATGTGGCAGTGATATCGAAGTTGGTGACTTTAGGTAATACTCAAATGGTGTGACAGAAGCATTTTGGCTCAACTGTATTGTCAGTACTGACAGTGAGACGGATTGAATACTTCTTAAATGACAAACAAGAGTACGGGAAACACTGTGGCAGCTACACGCAATGCTATGATCAAACCGGATGTGGTGACTGTAGAATGTTCCAGGAGGAAGCCatcttttcactcatttttaatGAGTTCCTTCATTTTGACAGTGTCCTTATCGATCCTTCATGGTTACAGTGCTCATacatgtgtgcaagtgtgtgttcattgcGGCTCAGTATCCTAGTCCTTGGGTTGTGAAGCTGGTCCctccacagagaaacacaggagaAGCTTAGTCCACATTCCCTTTGGCTAGACCACACAATCCACAGCAGGTCCTGGTTTAGTTTCAGTGCACAAGTGCCATCACCACAAACACTCGCAAATCCAGACATGTAGACGCTCCCGTGGGGCTTTGTTatgatttaaaaacagtttggcattttctttaaagagaagagaaaatgagaggacTTCATTTCCTTTACATGCTGAATTCCACAGAAGCCAAATTCCTTCATTCTTTGGATCCCCTTGTACACAAAAACAGGTAAGTAAGTGCAGTCTAAGGCACAATGACACCTTGTCAAGgtgaaaaatgaacacagcacGATGACAGATAGGCAACTACACTATTGTCCCCGGTTTTGAGTCTTCGTGCCAGTAAATCTGGTCATCTGGCTCCAGGTTAGTGCTCATTTGGGTACTGATGTGTGGGTCCATCTGACTGACATCTAAGTAGGATCTGTAGTAAACACACAAGATTGACACACATTAGACAGGAGGCAAAGTGAGTGGAGCTTGTGACTGGTTAACAGGGAGCAGAGAATGCATTAACCCTGGGCTGTCAAAAGCATCCGCTCATATTTCTGCTTGGATCCAGCCAACATCAGGAACTAAACTAATAGaagaaatgtataaaaaaaatgacattacatGATGTTAATCTCAGTCTCAGTTAATCTCAGTTTGAAACAAGGTCAACCCAGGGTCAAACATTCTCACTCAGCAAAACAGCAGATGCACGCAGGCATTACACGCATAGCCTTCAAATGCGACAATACTCAGGggtcacatttttttcctctgccacACAGGTGCTCTCCCACCACCACAAGACACCCAGAGATAAAAAGCATGAATCGGCAAGAGTAATGTGAAATGATTTGGAGCTTTCTGTCAATCCctgccacattaaaaaaaaaaaaagaaaagaaaaaagacacatcACCATCACCATGTTAACCATGTGGGGAAGGTTTACATTCTCGTCTCTCACCcttttgtctgtgctgtgacTTTGATTATTGAGGGGAGGCTTAATTTTCCTTGTCAGGGGCATAGGCAACCTCACCACACCTCTCTAAAGGCCCCGCAGGGCACGCCATCCTATCACAGCTCCGCCACTCATACTCTGGGGGACATCTGTGCATGAGAGGGGGCAAAGGTCAAGGGTGAATGGCAGCACATGGGCAGGGAGCCTCTGCATGGGccaagaggaaggaaaaaaaaaaaaaacctgagcaATAAAGGCACactgcagagaaatgtgacCACTGGATGACAAAATGCCAGCTGGAAGAGGAAGTAGGGcaggcatgttttttttaaagccatgCAGTTACCTTATCATACATGACAATGAAGGATCAGCGAAACATCTCAAAAATGCAAAGTTCACTTCAAAACATCAACAAGCAGACTATGGAGTCACGTTGCAGACAGACTAAAAGAAGCAAACGCACAGGCTCCGGCCGTTGCTGATTACTTACTATGAACTACCTTTCACATAGGACACCTTACTGAGCCTGTGGCCTCTGGAGGACTGTGGCTGCGCGGGGCTGGAGGCCACCTGCCTGACCCGACAGCCAggggagtaggaggaggagggaaaggaggaggagggcagggaggaggtggaggaggaagctgaggaggaagaactAGCAGGGAAAAGGGCACAGCGCCTCTGGCCATCAGGGCTGTGCCAGGAGCCCTTAAAAAGCTGGGAGGCGCCATATCTATAAGAAAGCAGGGGCCAGTGGACAGTTAAGGAGGATAGCAGAACCAGTTTTAAGCTCTGAGGGAAGACTGACTGCTGGCTTAACAGATCCTATAATCCTACTGCGGAACCAGGCTGTCATGTGAAAGCAGACGGATGTTTTCTGATTTCCTAACTTAAAGGAGAAGTTGAAGAAAATGCAACATTGGCTACAGATCAAACCCCAGTATTGTTGTGtttaaggaaaagaaaaaaaggatcGCAGCttatattttctgcagccatcCATTCTAGGTAATTAAACACTAGTGCTTAGCTGTGGGGATAAGGAGGATCAGGGAGTGGCTTATTGGATAAGGagctgaagtttttttttttcctcacctgtTGTGGGTGGAGTGGCTGTAGGGGGCTGTACTGTAAGAGTAAGACTGCGGCGCATGCATGGGCATGTCATATTCCAACATACCACCAGCACTCATGTGGTTGTGCCAGTTTCCACTGGAGGACGCTGAGGacaatggagaaaaaaacaagtcaacAAATGACCCACCTACACATGAAACCAGGATCAAGGACATAATGCACCAGAGACTGTGACACTCGATGTGGTGATCTAACCTGACGAGTAGGTGTTCCTGCTGTTGTGGCTGTAGGGTGCAGGCATGGTCTGATAGCCCAGGCTCTGCTGGGAGCCTCTGTCGTAGTCGTAGTCGTAGTTGTatgctgcctgtttgtgtgcagcgtTGCGATGGTACCAGCCTCTCAAGTGTTCCGCCACCAAAGCCTTCTGGATGTTCTTGCTGACCTGCTCGTTGCTGCGGGGCACCGGGCGATTCCTGGGTGGTCGCAGTGTGGCGTACGGGTTCTGTGACATGCCGTCTATCTCGTCGTTACCGTAGTGACTGTGCATGTCGTGGCTGTGATAAGCTGTTGGGGTTGGGTGGTAGGAGGGATTGACGTTGTAGTGTCCCTCCATCTCGTTGTCGTACATGTAGACTCCATTAGAGTAAGGCTCTGGTTCTGCGTAGCTGGGATAGCCTGTGACATAGTACGCTGTGGTGGTGGGTCGGGCCCGCGGCTGGTAGGCGTAGCAGCGGGTGTCTGGCTGAGCCAAGTTGGGCATGCTGCCTGTGTTGGCGTATATGTCTTTTCTGTGGCGGCCGCGAGCTCTGCGCCTGTGGGTGTGGTTGCCGGGGATGCTGTACTCCACACTGGACTGGCTCGTGTAGGAGGAGCCGTCATCCAggatctcagtgctgctgctgcgccGGGCTGGAGACAAGGTGAACGCTGGCACAGGAGGGTCAGTCTCCGTCAGGAACTGGGACTGGGACTCCAGACTACCGCTCCGCTGGCGGAAATGTTGTGGGGCGTCCTCTGATCTGCAATTGGAAAAAACGTAACTGTTTGGACTCGCAGctgcaccaaaacacacagagagctgttGATGAAGCAGATATACAAGTGAAAAAAGGTCTCTGAGGTCTTACCTGAGCTGGGTGCTGCTGTAAGCATTGCGGGTGAGGAGGGGTGTGGGAGGCATGCTGCGGACATCACGTGGCTGTCTGGAAGTCGCTTTAAACGTGCTGCTGTGGCTTGATAAGGCATCACGGTGACTGTAGTGGAGTGATTCCTGGACTTGGCTGTAATTTAATCTGGAACACAGATAAGAACAATGGTTTCAGGGCAGTGGCCTCTTCAGGGCAGAACTTTTTGTTCGGCTGAACTCAAAactgatggagggaaaaaaaaacaccttggTTTGCTTGAAGAGAGCACTTTGGTCATCACTTACACCTGAACGATTGCCATTACATACTCCATTGAGCTTTCTTTTCATGCAGCGGTAAGCATTATGATGGTTTAAAATGAGTTTAAATCTTTGAAGCTGAGGGCAACACATCACCCATATCATTCTGGAACCACTCACGAAGTAGCAGCCATTAAACTCAGTTTCCAGAGCCACTTTCCTgtttccctttccctctcccctctcagcGTGGAATTGTTGTCTGCTCCTTCACAGGCAGCGACATGTTCTTTTCCATCTATTTTTAAAGCCTGTGCGTTGGGCTGATAAGAAGGAGATTGTTGGagaggcaggagaaggagggaggaggtgactGGCAGGAATGCAGCTCTGGATCTGGTCTACAGGTCTGTACTAGCTCAATGCTTCAGCAATAACAActgccagacacacactgcaaatgaaaatattaatatctCTCACAGGTGTCAGAGCTAGCTGTTTACCTGCTGTCTGCATGCTGGTCATTGGCAGAGCCCCGTCTGTCCTTGTTGTAGTGGATGTCCAGAGTTTCCGCATGGTGTGGTCTCGGGGAATACTGCACCGACCTGGACCGCTGGCGCTGGGACATGAGCTCGTCATCTGGGAATTAAAAACGGTCGCTTGGTTAAAATGCATCtaaaatgcagtaaatgaaggagggaggagTAAACGTGTGCACAATGAGCATGGCTATGTCTGGGCACTTACCGTCATCCAGAGTGAGGCTGTCAGATAGAGAGCTGAGGTCTGAAGGGTTGACATCATCTAataacagaggagggaaaacagtCCTCAGAGGTAGTCCGCTTTTCATAGAAAGTGACTTTGCAATCAATTACCATTACATAGTCAAATGAATTCCATGCTTTGATGTGCAAGCGGAGCGGAGTGTAGTTTTCACTGACGCCGTTTCTGACATCTACCTGCTAAGATCAGTGAGGCCCTCTGAGTGggtttctttcctttcttgATCCTGTAGGCGTTGATCTCTTTCTCgatctcctccagcttcctcatGGCATCCAGACAgttgtttctcctctttttcttcaccGTCTTACCGAGGTCACCCTCGTTGGATAGCTTGATGGCTGCTTCCACGATCTTCTGCTGCAAGGCGAACCTGCTCTCCAGATTCCTCAGATGTGGGTCCTACAGGGAAACacacagcccacacacacacacacacacacacacacacacagagttaacgGTGGAATTTCCCCAGAATAAAGACAGATCCTGCCAATAgcagaacaaagaaacagactttGAAGACGCAACATGGAATTTAtctaaaaacattcattttcagtttgctgaCACGTTCATATTCACATTTATGTTATGATTCGTGTTCATTTTTCCAACTGACTTGGAGATGGAAACCATGTTTCTCTCAAAACATTCTACAACGTAAGCCTCAAAACACATAACACTGAAATAGTCAAAATGATCTAAATAATCTCtcggtaaacacacacacagtggtgtaAGAGCTGTGTTTCAACAAAGTGTGACATACTACATTACataacagacacaaatacatcataacaaaaacacaacacagcaacagCTATACTAACCTCATCGTAGGGGAAAAGGTCATCCAGCTTGAAGGCGGTCCCCACACGGCGTCGTACTTGAGGAGCCTTCTCGCCTGTGGCCAAGGGATAGTCTTTAGGCCATCGGCCCGTGAGCTCCTGCAAATGAGAACAACAACCAACAGTGAGCTGAGAGTGTGGACGCTCTAAACTTCagtggaaaaaagcagcaggagagagacactcacagcttctctcatgcagatcttcttcagctcctccagtttctgtgtcagtgtgtcttgaagttccttttctttctttttcagctcagccaccttctctttcttctgttcCTCGCTGACTTCGGAGTCTGCAGAACCTGGCAGAAGCACATGTCTGATTAACTACAAATTATAGCAATAAATCATCACTCACAATCTGCCATGAACAGAGGCCATTAGCTGATTAACTCTCTGCTTACCGGCTGAGATGAGGCTCCCGTTGCTGGCCATGATAAGCTGGTCTTTGCTCTCGATGCTGGAAAGCTTAGTGATCCGCGGGGCGCAGATCTCTGTCAGGTCCATGGCGATGTCTCCTGAACTCCTGGTTGTGGTCATCTTTGACTGTAGGGTGAGGAAGAGATGGTTAGCAGGAAGAAACAGGGACGAGGAAGGGGGAGATGTGTAGTGAAGGAGGGATTCGGGGTATTTCACTTTTAATGATAGCGCACTGCGATAGCGGCGGCCATTTGCATGCTTGGTACTCCAAGCGCACAGCTCTCTCATCAATCAGTGTGGACTCTATTCCTG includes the following:
- the frmd4ba gene encoding FERM domain-containing protein 4B isoform X3, whose product is MTEGRLCQVHLLDDRKLELLVQPKLLSRELLDLVSSHFNLKEKEYFGLCFIDDTGQNNWLQLDRKVLDHAFAKTSGPLELKFLVRFYIEKITFLKENTTVELFFLNAKYLVFNGTIEVESENVFKLAAFALQEAKGDYTSAETAASDLKQLPLLPTRVLREHPSLNYCEDKVIEHYKKLKGLTRGQAIVQYLALVESLPTYGVHYYPVKDKQEIPWWLGVSYKGIGQYDLQDKLKPRKLFQWKQLENLYFREKKFAVEVNDPHRRTVTKRTFGQTGLVIHTWYASHSLIKTIWVMAISQHQFYLDRKQSKSKMTTTRSSGDIAMDLTEICAPRITKLSSIESKDQLIMASNGSLISAGSADSEVSEEQKKEKVAELKKKEKELQDTLTQKLEELKKICMREAELTGRWPKDYPLATGEKAPQVRRRVGTAFKLDDLFPYDEDPHLRNLESRFALQQKIVEAAIKLSNEGDLGKTVKKKRRNNCLDAMRKLEEIEKEINAYRIKKGKKPTQRASLILADDVNPSDLSSLSDSLTLDDDDELMSQRQRSRSVQYSPRPHHAETLDIHYNKDRRGSANDQHADSRLNYSQVQESLHYSHRDALSSHSSTFKATSRQPRDVRSMPPTPLLTRNAYSSTQLRSEDAPQHFRQRSGSLESQSQFLTETDPPVPAFTLSPARRSSSTEILDDGSSYTSQSSVEYSIPGNHTHRRRARGRHRKDIYANTGSMPNLAQPDTRCYAYQPRARPTTTAYYVTGYPSYAEPEPYSNGVYMYDNEMEGHYNVNPSYHPTPTAYHSHDMHSHYGNDEIDGMSQNPYATLRPPRNRPVPRSNEQVSKNIQKALVAEHLRGWYHRNAAHKQAAYNYDYDYDRGSQQSLGYQTMPAPYSHNSRNTYSSASSSGNWHNHMSAGGMLEYDMPMHAPQSYSYSTAPYSHSTHNRYGASQLFKGSWHSPDGQRRCALFPASSSSSASSSTSSLPSSSFPSSSYSPGCRVRQVASSPAQPQSSRGHRLSKVSYVKGSS
- the frmd4ba gene encoding FERM domain-containing protein 4B isoform X1 translates to MAVRIIRGMEDLVASSSQLVWSLAHQTLRRWYNRGLIPCRRFLEAWFRIGKCYQMTEGRLCQVHLLDDRKLELLVQPKLLSRELLDLVSSHFNLKEKEYFGLCFIDDTGQNNWLQLDRKVLDHAFAKTSGPLELKFLVRFYIEKITFLKENTTVELFFLNAKYLVFNGTIEVESENVFKLAAFALQEAKGDYTSAETAASDLKQLPLLPTRVLREHPSLNYCEDKVIEHYKKLKGLTRGQAIVQYLALVESLPTYGVHYYPVKDKQEIPWWLGVSYKGIGQYDLQDKLKPRKLFQWKQLENLYFREKKFAVEVNDPHRRTVTKRTFGQTGLVIHTWYASHSLIKTIWVMAISQHQFYLDRKQSKSKMTTTRSSGDIAMDLTEICAPRITKLSSIESKDQLIMASNGSLISAGSADSEVSEEQKKEKVAELKKKEKELQDTLTQKLEELKKICMREAELTGRWPKDYPLATGEKAPQVRRRVGTAFKLDDLFPYDEDPHLRNLESRFALQQKIVEAAIKLSNEGDLGKTVKKKRRNNCLDAMRKLEEIEKEINAYRIKKGKKPTQRASLILADDVNPSDLSSLSDSLTLDDDDELMSQRQRSRSVQYSPRPHHAETLDIHYNKDRRGSANDQHADSRLNYSQVQESLHYSHRDALSSHSSTFKATSRQPRDVRSMPPTPLLTRNAYSSTQLRSEDAPQHFRQRSGSLESQSQFLTETDPPVPAFTLSPARRSSSTEILDDGSSYTSQSSVEYSIPGNHTHRRRARGRHRKDIYANTGSMPNLAQPDTRCYAYQPRARPTTTAYYVTGYPSYAEPEPYSNGVYMYDNEMEGHYNVNPSYHPTPTAYHSHDMHSHYGNDEIDGMSQNPYATLRPPRNRPVPRSNEQVSKNIQKALVAEHLRGWYHRNAAHKQAAYNYDYDYDRGSQQSLGYQTMPAPYSHNSRNTYSSASSSGNWHNHMSAGGMLEYDMPMHAPQSYSYSTAPYSHSTHNRYGASQLFKGSWHSPDGQRRCALFPASSSSSASSSTSSLPSSSFPSSSYSPGCRVRQVASSPAQPQSSRGHRLSKVSYVKGSS
- the frmd4ba gene encoding FERM domain-containing protein 4B isoform X4; the protein is MQHVIKRCTAVFFAGRAEWSPWETETVEPAFGPYHFREGTVASDRTFSQAFYTPVCVSSRTENVRTTQVLKNSIKHTSRQFQRHYCLCCSGSVGNGGTEGTIEVESENVFKLAAFALQEAKGDYTSAETAASDLKQLPLLPTRVLREHPSLNYCEDKVIEHYKKLKGLTRGQAIVQYLALVESLPTYGVHYYPVKDKQEIPWWLGVSYKGIGQYDLQDKLKPRKLFQWKQLENLYFREKKFAVEVNDPHRRTVTKRTFGQTGLVIHTWYASHSLIKTIWVMAISQHQFYLDRKQSKSKMTTTRSSGDIAMDLTEICAPRITKLSSIESKDQLIMASNGSLISAGSADSEVSEEQKKEKVAELKKKEKELQDTLTQKLEELKKICMREAELTGRWPKDYPLATGEKAPQVRRRVGTAFKLDDLFPYDEDPHLRNLESRFALQQKIVEAAIKLSNEGDLGKTVKKKRRNNCLDAMRKLEEIEKEINAYRIKKGKKPTQRASLILADDVNPSDLSSLSDSLTLDDDDELMSQRQRSRSVQYSPRPHHAETLDIHYNKDRRGSANDQHADSRLNYSQVQESLHYSHRDALSSHSSTFKATSRQPRDVRSMPPTPLLTRNAYSSTQLRSEDAPQHFRQRSGSLESQSQFLTETDPPVPAFTLSPARRSSSTEILDDGSSYTSQSSVEYSIPGNHTHRRRARGRHRKDIYANTGSMPNLAQPDTRCYAYQPRARPTTTAYYVTGYPSYAEPEPYSNGVYMYDNEMEGHYNVNPSYHPTPTAYHSHDMHSHYGNDEIDGMSQNPYATLRPPRNRPVPRSNEQVSKNIQKALVAEHLRGWYHRNAAHKQAAYNYDYDYDRGSQQSLGYQTMPAPYSHNSRNTYSSASSSGNWHNHMSAGGMLEYDMPMHAPQSYSYSTAPYSHSTHNRYGASQLFKGSWHSPDGQRRCALFPASSSSSASSSTSSLPSSSFPSSSYSPGCRVRQVASSPAQPQSSRGHRLSKVSYVKGSS
- the frmd4ba gene encoding FERM domain-containing protein 4B isoform X2, with the protein product MAVRIIRGMEDLVASSSQLVWSLAHQTLRRWYNRGLIPCRRFLEAWFRIGKCYQMTEGRLCQVHLLDDRKLELLVQPKLLSRELLDLVSSHFNLKEKEYFGLCFIDDTGQNNWLQLDRKVLDHAFAKTSGPLELKFLVRFYIEKITFLKENTTVELFFLNAKYLVFNGTIEVESENVFKLAAFALQEAKGDYTSAETAASDLKQLPLLPTRVLREHPSLNYCEDKVIEHYKKLKGLTRGQAIVQYLALVESLPTYGVHYYPVKDKQEIPWWLGVSYKGIGQYDLQDKLKPRKLFQWKQLENLYFREKKFAVEVNDPHRRTVTKRTFGQTGLVIHTWYASHSLIKTIWVMAISQHQFYLDRKQSKSKMTTTRSSGDIAMDLTEICAPRITKLSSIESKDQLIMASNGSLISAGSADSEVSEEQKKEKVAELKKKEKELQDTLTQKLEELKKICMREAELTGRWPKDYPLATGEKAPQVRRRVGTAFKLDDLFPYDEDPHLRNLESRFALQQKIVEAAIKLSNEGDLGKTVKKKRRNNCLDAMRKLEEIEKEINAYRIKKGKKPTQRASLILADDVNPSDLSSLSDSLTLDDDDELMSQRQRSRSVQYSPRPHHAETLDIHYNKDRRGSANDQHADSRLNYSQVQESLHYSHRDALSSHSSTFKATSRQPRDVRSMPPTPLLTRNAYSSTQLRSEDAPQHFRQRSGSLESQSQFLTETDPPVPAFTLSPARRSSSTEILDDGSSYTSQSSVEYSIPGNHTHRRRARGRHRKDIYANTGSMPNLAQPDTRCYAYQPRARPTTTAYYVTGYPSYAEPEPYSNGVYMYDNEMEGHYNVNPSYHPTPTAYHSHDMHSHYGNDEIDGMSQNPYATLRPPRNRPVPRSNEQVSKNIQKALVAEHLRGWYHRNAAHKQAAYNYDYDYDRGSQQSLGYQTMPAPYSHNSRNTYSSASSSGNWHNHMSAGGMLEYDMPMHAPQSYSYSTAPYSHSTHNRSYLDVSQMDPHISTQMSTNLEPDDQIYWHEDSKPGTIV